A single region of the Actinoplanes sp. SE50/110 genome encodes:
- a CDS encoding DUF1565 domain-containing protein: MTSLHVATTGADDTDGSARRPLRTINRAAAPARPGDTVVVHAGEYREWVTPRRGGLSDNRRITYRAAESEHVVIKGSERITGWQPDGGTVWTVAVPNTLFGDFNPFVEEVAGRDVKQAGYARRNVYAAGARPFAGERDPVILEWGTATVVVDGEEVHLATDFPAGIDEAAAVPVGGRDLERVRFADAEFEERDGRPAMLTTDLTGVIKDPERRYAAGPIVALTAGPRRVRVW; the protein is encoded by the coding sequence ATGACATCGCTGCACGTGGCGACCACCGGAGCCGACGACACCGACGGGTCGGCGCGGCGGCCGTTGCGGACCATCAACCGGGCCGCGGCGCCGGCCCGCCCCGGCGACACCGTGGTGGTGCACGCCGGCGAGTACCGGGAGTGGGTGACCCCGCGACGCGGCGGGCTCAGCGACAACCGCCGGATCACCTATCGGGCCGCCGAGAGCGAGCACGTCGTCATCAAGGGCTCCGAGCGGATCACCGGCTGGCAGCCGGACGGCGGCACGGTGTGGACGGTGGCCGTGCCGAACACGCTGTTCGGCGACTTCAACCCGTTCGTCGAGGAGGTTGCCGGCCGCGACGTGAAACAGGCCGGGTACGCCCGGCGCAACGTCTACGCCGCGGGTGCCCGGCCGTTCGCCGGCGAACGCGACCCGGTGATCCTGGAGTGGGGGACCGCCACGGTGGTGGTGGACGGCGAGGAGGTGCACCTGGCGACCGACTTCCCGGCCGGGATCGACGAGGCCGCGGCGGTCCCGGTGGGTGGGCGGGACCTGGAACGGGTCCGGTTCGCCGACGCCGAGTTCGAGGAGCGCGACGGCCGCCCCGCCATGCTCACGACCGACCTGACCGGCGTCATCAAAGATCCGGAGCGGCGGTACGCGGCGGGTCCGATCGTCGCTCTCACCGCGGGGCCGCGCCGGGTCCGGGTCTGGTGA
- a CDS encoding membrane protein, producing the protein MTLLDHVRRPAVLAGLLAGVLGLVWTLWFAHDAGDLAAQYAWTSFVREHPWSAYNMSWYGGMHPASYSVISPYLMAWLGVRTTGVLACTAGAALGGLALTRFGVRRPLLPSVWLAIAVWANLAAGRVTYLLGMVFALMAALLAPPRSGPRPDRPVLAAALGALATLCSPVAGLFIEVLAAALFLVGRRRRAYLLAAGPPVVIAATSLLFPFSGVQPFPWYAALATVAAAVAVGVLTPPAWRTVRAGAWVYAVGVALCWALPTPIGSNVERLALLVGALILFCAAPARRTRRATVTYLAAAALAVWTMVQPVSDVIHTSRVTDRTAADARPLITELLRLDAQRSRVEVVPLRTHWEASVVAPYIALARGWNRQADVERNPLFYDDTLTPDSYRAWLTNWSVAYVVLPAMEPDSSGIAEAQIITAGQPWLPLVWQDADWRVYRVEGADPLVSAPATVVSAGPAALTVHMPQAGSALVRVAWSPWLAIDGAADDSVPRACLARSGEWTELSAPTAGTYTIEARYALSRGTPCGITRHDPDTPPR; encoded by the coding sequence ATGACACTTCTCGACCACGTGCGGCGGCCGGCGGTACTCGCCGGGCTGCTCGCCGGTGTGCTGGGGCTGGTCTGGACGCTCTGGTTCGCACACGACGCCGGCGACCTGGCCGCCCAGTACGCCTGGACCTCGTTCGTCCGCGAGCATCCCTGGTCGGCGTACAACATGTCCTGGTACGGCGGGATGCACCCGGCGTCGTACAGCGTGATCTCGCCGTATCTGATGGCTTGGCTGGGCGTCCGCACCACCGGGGTGCTCGCCTGCACGGCCGGTGCCGCCCTGGGCGGCCTGGCCCTGACCCGGTTCGGCGTGCGCCGCCCGCTGCTGCCGTCGGTGTGGCTGGCGATCGCGGTCTGGGCCAACCTGGCCGCCGGCCGGGTCACCTACCTGCTCGGCATGGTGTTCGCCCTGATGGCCGCCCTGCTCGCCCCGCCGCGCAGCGGGCCGCGCCCGGACCGCCCGGTGCTGGCCGCGGCCCTCGGCGCGCTGGCCACCCTGTGCAGCCCGGTCGCCGGGCTGTTCATCGAGGTGCTGGCCGCGGCGCTGTTCCTGGTCGGCCGGCGGCGCCGGGCCTACCTGCTGGCGGCCGGCCCGCCGGTGGTGATCGCGGCCACCTCGTTGCTGTTCCCGTTCTCCGGGGTGCAGCCGTTCCCCTGGTACGCCGCGCTGGCCACGGTCGCCGCCGCGGTCGCGGTCGGCGTGCTCACCCCGCCGGCCTGGCGCACGGTCCGGGCCGGTGCCTGGGTGTACGCCGTCGGCGTGGCCCTGTGCTGGGCGCTGCCCACCCCGATCGGCAGCAACGTCGAACGGCTCGCGCTGCTGGTCGGCGCGCTGATCCTGTTCTGCGCGGCCCCGGCGCGCCGCACCCGCCGCGCCACGGTGACCTATCTGGCGGCGGCCGCGCTCGCCGTCTGGACCATGGTGCAGCCGGTCAGTGACGTGATCCACACCTCCCGGGTGACCGACCGGACCGCGGCCGACGCGCGCCCGCTGATCACCGAGCTGCTCCGGCTGGACGCCCAGCGCAGCCGGGTCGAGGTGGTGCCGCTGCGCACCCACTGGGAGGCGTCCGTGGTGGCGCCCTACATCGCCCTGGCCCGCGGCTGGAACCGGCAGGCCGACGTGGAACGCAACCCGTTGTTCTACGACGACACGCTGACCCCGGATTCGTACCGTGCCTGGCTGACCAACTGGAGCGTGGCGTACGTGGTGCTGCCCGCGATGGAACCGGACAGCTCGGGCATCGCCGAGGCGCAGATCATCACGGCCGGGCAGCCCTGGCTGCCGCTGGTGTGGCAGGACGCCGACTGGCGGGTCTACCGGGTGGAGGGCGCCGATCCCCTGGTCTCGGCGCCCGCCACCGTCGTGTCGGCCGGGCCGGCCGCGCTCACCGTGCACATGCCCCAGGCCGGCAGCGCACTGGTCCGGGTGGCCTGGTCACCGTGGCTGGCGATCGACGGGGCCGCCGACGACTCGGTGCCGCGGGCCTGCCTGGCCCGCAGCGGGGAGTGGACCGAGCTGTCCGCGCCGACGGCCGGCACCTACACGATCGAGGCCCGGTACGCGTTGAGCAGGGGCACACCGTGCGGCATCACCCGGCACGACCCCGACACGCCGCCCCGCTGA
- a CDS encoding carbohydrate ABC transporter permease, producing MKSRTAGNPAVYLIALLLVGLMLGPVVYIVIGGFRTNSQIITDPAGLPRPWVFTNYADVLASSTFWRQVGNSAITAVATTIGVVTLGVMASYVLARYRFRGRGAMYALFAAGLMFPATVAITPLYILVKNLGLVNTLPGVILPQIAFGLPTTIIILVPFLQAIPKEIEEAAAIDRCSRLGFFWRMVLPLSVPGLITTGILAFITSWNSYLLPLFILNDQDSFTLPLGVQAFASQYSVDTAKVLAFTSLSMIPALVFFSLFERRIVGGLTGAVKG from the coding sequence ATGAAGAGCAGAACAGCCGGCAACCCGGCGGTCTACCTGATCGCCCTGCTGCTGGTCGGTCTGATGCTCGGCCCGGTCGTCTACATCGTCATCGGGGGCTTCCGGACCAACTCGCAGATCATCACCGACCCGGCCGGCCTGCCCCGGCCGTGGGTGTTCACCAACTACGCCGACGTGCTGGCGAGCAGCACGTTCTGGCGCCAGGTGGGCAACTCGGCGATCACCGCGGTGGCGACGACGATCGGGGTCGTCACGCTCGGGGTGATGGCCAGCTACGTGCTGGCCCGCTACCGGTTCCGCGGGCGGGGCGCGATGTACGCGCTGTTCGCGGCCGGCCTGATGTTCCCGGCCACGGTGGCGATCACGCCGCTCTACATCCTGGTGAAGAACCTGGGCCTGGTGAACACCCTGCCCGGGGTGATCCTGCCGCAGATCGCCTTCGGGCTGCCCACCACGATCATCATCCTGGTGCCGTTCCTGCAGGCGATCCCGAAGGAGATCGAGGAGGCGGCGGCGATCGACCGGTGCAGCCGGCTCGGCTTCTTCTGGCGGATGGTGCTCCCGCTGTCGGTGCCGGGCCTGATCACCACCGGCATCCTGGCATTCATCACCAGCTGGAACAGCTACCTGCTGCCGCTGTTCATCCTGAACGACCAGGACAGCTTCACGCTGCCGCTGGGCGTGCAGGCGTTCGCGTCGCAGTATTCGGTGGACACCGCGAAGGTGCTCGCGTTCACGTCGCTGTCGATGATCCCCGCGCTGGTCTTCTTCAGCCTCTTCGAACGCCGCATCGTCGGCGGCCTGACCGGAGCCGTCAAAGGATGA
- a CDS encoding diguanylate cyclase: MRVALVTLYVAAGLVAAAYSALSWRRRHRSSLAISLGVILASAALWSLAQAVAAVATSRAVGLAATYAMFPGVAALVAAFFWHTTVFTGGPPEALRGRLRLLLVHPVLLTAVVVTDPWHHAFFRSISDYPGGGVVPHPGPLYWAHTAYCYTILATGAARAIGAMRRAVRGHRRVFVIFLGGALAPAAGNLVSVVAGLGEQQVDLTPVLFLITASMWWWAERAGVTSRRTPVAYKQVIAALQDAVMVLDPDGRFLDVNPAAAELLAGLNPAAAGAVVGRRWQEITGPRLAATFDGEGQQTVTAASGRVYDVRVVRMGEPGGDSPGTVVVVRDVTELERLRAELTDQAVRDGLTGVFNRRHLTAVLDGRIREAVAGGHPLSVVMIDVDHFKAVNDNYGHAAGDEVLTRLAGELSAAVGTAGTVARYGGEEFAVVLPGTGVREAAELAEGWRERCTRLTVPTACGPLRMTFSAGVAQLTPSTRAEELLRRADRALYGAKEAGRNRVVWDSLTAATP; the protein is encoded by the coding sequence ATGCGCGTCGCACTGGTCACGCTGTACGTCGCTGCGGGCCTGGTCGCCGCGGCGTACTCGGCGCTGTCCTGGCGCCGGCGGCACCGCTCGTCCCTGGCGATCTCGCTGGGGGTGATCCTGGCGAGCGCCGCGCTCTGGTCGCTGGCCCAGGCGGTGGCGGCCGTCGCCACGTCCCGGGCGGTGGGGCTCGCCGCCACCTATGCCATGTTCCCGGGCGTCGCGGCGCTGGTCGCCGCGTTCTTCTGGCACACCACCGTGTTCACCGGGGGCCCGCCGGAAGCGCTCAGAGGGCGGCTCCGGCTGCTGCTCGTGCACCCGGTGCTGCTGACCGCGGTGGTGGTGACCGACCCGTGGCACCACGCGTTCTTCCGGTCGATCAGCGATTATCCGGGCGGTGGGGTCGTTCCGCACCCGGGCCCGCTGTACTGGGCACATACCGCGTACTGCTACACGATCCTGGCGACCGGCGCCGCGCGTGCGATCGGGGCGATGCGCCGGGCGGTCCGCGGGCATCGGCGGGTCTTCGTCATCTTCCTGGGCGGCGCGCTCGCCCCGGCGGCCGGCAACCTGGTGAGCGTCGTGGCCGGGCTGGGCGAGCAGCAGGTCGATCTGACCCCGGTGCTGTTCCTGATCACCGCCTCGATGTGGTGGTGGGCCGAACGGGCCGGGGTGACCTCCCGGCGGACCCCGGTGGCGTACAAGCAGGTCATCGCCGCGTTGCAGGACGCGGTGATGGTGCTGGACCCGGACGGCCGGTTCCTGGACGTCAACCCGGCCGCGGCCGAGTTGCTCGCCGGGCTGAACCCCGCGGCCGCCGGCGCCGTGGTGGGCCGCCGCTGGCAGGAGATCACCGGGCCGCGGCTGGCGGCGACGTTCGACGGCGAAGGCCAGCAGACGGTCACCGCGGCCAGCGGCCGGGTGTACGACGTGCGGGTGGTTCGGATGGGTGAACCGGGCGGCGACTCACCGGGCACCGTGGTGGTGGTCCGCGACGTGACCGAGCTGGAACGGCTCCGGGCCGAACTCACCGACCAGGCCGTCCGGGACGGTCTGACCGGGGTGTTCAACCGGCGGCACCTGACCGCGGTGCTGGACGGCCGGATCCGCGAGGCGGTCGCCGGCGGCCATCCGCTGTCGGTCGTGATGATCGACGTCGACCACTTCAAGGCGGTCAACGACAACTACGGCCACGCGGCCGGCGACGAGGTGCTGACCCGGCTGGCCGGGGAGCTGTCCGCGGCGGTCGGCACGGCCGGCACGGTGGCCCGCTACGGCGGCGAGGAGTTCGCGGTCGTGCTGCCCGGAACCGGCGTCCGGGAGGCCGCCGAGCTGGCCGAGGGATGGCGGGAGCGGTGCACCCGGCTCACCGTGCCCACCGCGTGCGGCCCGCTGCGGATGACGTTCAGCGCCGGGGTGGCGCAGCTGACCCCGTCGACCCGGGCCGAGGAGTTGCTGCGCCGTGCCGACCGGGCGCTCTACGGGGCCAAGGAGGCCGGCCGCAACCGGGTGGTCTGGGACTCCCTGACCGCCGCCACCCCCTGA